The stretch of DNA TTGCTTTAATTTTTTTAATCAGCCATTTCCGGCTCCGCAATTTTAGATCGCGGTCATGCAAACGCACAAAGTCTTCGTCCTGAATAAATTCAATGCCCACCATTTGCTTATTACTATCAAGCATATAGCGGTTCGCTATTACCTTTTTGATATTTGTTTCCTTGAGCGCCTCATAGGTTTTTATACTCCAGACATTGCCCGAGGGTACAAAGATTTCTATGCTTCTCCCAAAATAATTTTCTAATATTTTTTGTGATTCTAAAATATGTTCGCGATGCAAAGAGCTTGGCAAGTCTGGCCAGAACTCGCGGTGCATTTTTCTATTGGAATATCGGGAATAGGGGAGATGATTACCCACAACGCAATGCGTCAATCCGTGG from Candidatus Kuenenbacteria bacterium encodes:
- a CDS encoding DUF2334 domain-containing protein, encoding MKQWRIDDIGASTKYYNQWGKKSFTWRGITYFYFPWANYGFLKRVWPFRGWAKYEELTAEDWRKYLKIFEDNGIVPIVSIAATWVDENSNLTPFPEKFPAEAAMLKQAADKELITIANHGLTHCVVGNHLPYSRYSNRKMHREFWPDLPSSLHREHILESQKILENYFGRSIEIFVPSGNVWSIKTYEALKETNIKKVIANRYMLDSNKQMVGIEFIQDEDFVRLHDRDLKLRSRKWLIKKIKANGL